The following coding sequences are from one Arthrobacter sp. PvP023 window:
- a CDS encoding CapA family protein, giving the protein MGESHGCYRKSTAGRGVAALAAVALLLSLSSCGVVAEQGAGQRSAEAAGTTAASAPPSSAAPEAPAPSPEPTAGKGPACAAVRCSSVLVTGDMLVHAQLWDQARADAAALGKPGLDFAPLLEGQREYIRASDLAICHQETPVAEPEGPFSAYPSFNVPPQIVTASKNVGYQACTTASNHTIDQGTSGLVRTLDALDAAGLKHTGSYRTEADSQGILILQTDAARIAVIEAAYGLNGQYPEHAWQVDMLDAPAMIAKAKKAKALGADIVLGVMHAGDEYASTPNAQQQDTAHALVDSGEFTMIYGHHTHSVLPIENYKGTWIVYGLGNGVTELSPWYVVNNEGLLVRAQFSQDAVGKWQASDLAWVPSVIVRNPYRWCSVAADAPQGPCAGSEADAATRLRTRTVVESMGAAAAGARELIISAER; this is encoded by the coding sequence ATGGGGGAATCGCACGGATGCTACCGTAAATCAACCGCTGGACGGGGAGTCGCGGCGTTGGCCGCTGTTGCCCTGCTGCTGAGCTTGTCGTCGTGCGGCGTTGTGGCCGAACAGGGCGCCGGGCAGCGTTCCGCCGAAGCGGCGGGCACGACGGCGGCCTCCGCACCGCCGTCGTCAGCTGCACCTGAGGCGCCGGCCCCTTCTCCGGAACCGACAGCAGGCAAGGGCCCGGCGTGCGCGGCTGTCCGGTGCTCGTCCGTGCTGGTGACCGGGGACATGCTGGTCCATGCCCAGTTGTGGGACCAGGCGCGTGCCGACGCGGCGGCGCTCGGAAAACCCGGGTTGGACTTCGCCCCGTTGCTCGAAGGCCAGCGTGAGTACATCAGGGCAAGCGACCTCGCCATCTGCCACCAGGAAACTCCGGTCGCGGAACCGGAGGGTCCCTTCTCGGCCTACCCCTCGTTCAACGTGCCGCCACAGATCGTCACCGCGTCGAAGAACGTTGGCTACCAGGCCTGCACCACCGCCAGCAACCACACCATCGACCAAGGGACCAGCGGCCTCGTCCGGACCCTCGACGCGCTGGATGCCGCCGGCTTGAAACACACGGGCTCCTACCGGACCGAGGCCGACTCGCAGGGCATCCTGATCCTGCAGACCGATGCCGCCAGGATAGCGGTGATCGAAGCCGCCTACGGCCTGAACGGGCAATACCCCGAGCACGCCTGGCAGGTGGACATGCTCGATGCGCCGGCCATGATTGCCAAAGCGAAGAAGGCCAAGGCGCTCGGTGCGGACATCGTACTTGGAGTCATGCACGCCGGTGACGAATATGCCAGCACCCCGAACGCCCAGCAGCAGGACACGGCCCATGCCCTGGTGGACAGCGGCGAATTCACCATGATTTACGGCCATCACACACACTCCGTGCTGCCCATTGAAAACTACAAAGGGACGTGGATCGTTTACGGTCTGGGCAACGGCGTGACCGAGCTGTCCCCCTGGTATGTGGTGAACAACGAGGGCCTGCTGGTGCGGGCGCAGTTCAGCCAGGACGCAGTCGGAAAATGGCAGGCGTCGGACCTTGCCTGGGTGCCCTCGGTGATCGTCCGCAACCCCTACCGCTGGTGTTCCGTGGCTGCCGATGCGCCGCAGGGACCGTGCGCCGGCTCCGAAGCGGACGCTGCCACGCGGTTGAGGACCCGGACGGTAGTGGAATCCATGGGGGCCGCAGCGGCGGGTGCCCGGGAACTGATCATTTCCGCCGAACGATAG
- a CDS encoding protein phosphatase, giving the protein MNTWDPRAAGVVSFPSGRLIRARALRQPLPPGPRPDFAVYLLGRRPAPAGWEQRWVRWPDFWLPVHETDALDALREAWLRSEAERVEIACRGGRGRTGTALACLAVMDGIPPGRAVSFVREQYGRAVEAPWQHWFVRHVARRIK; this is encoded by the coding sequence ATGAATACCTGGGACCCACGGGCTGCCGGCGTCGTCAGCTTCCCCTCCGGCAGGCTGATCCGCGCGCGGGCGCTCCGTCAGCCGCTACCGCCGGGTCCCCGCCCCGACTTCGCCGTGTACCTGCTCGGCAGGCGCCCGGCTCCAGCGGGATGGGAGCAACGGTGGGTGCGTTGGCCGGATTTCTGGCTGCCGGTCCACGAGACAGATGCCCTGGATGCGTTGCGGGAAGCATGGCTGCGATCGGAGGCGGAGCGGGTTGAAATCGCCTGCCGGGGCGGTCGCGGCAGGACCGGCACTGCCCTCGCCTGCCTCGCCGTTATGGATGGCATCCCGCCCGGGCGGGCGGTGTCGTTCGTAAGGGAGCAGTACGGGCGGGCGGTGGAGGCACCCTGGCAACACTGGTTTGTCAGGCATGTTGCCCGCAGGATCAAGTGA
- a CDS encoding S1C family serine protease: protein MAAASSGINGTHTLEDPLDSYSATVIRVAETDTPHVAAVEMTGTGRNGRYRVGAGSAVLFTSDGYLVTNAHVVGSAGKGHAVFADGTRTAVEVVGADPLSDLAVVHGKAPMVRPAEFGDAELLKVGQLVIAVGNPLGLSGSVTAGVVSGLGRSIPVWSGRNRRVIEDVIQTDAALNPGNSGGALADARGRIVGINTAVAGAGLGLAVPINATSRRIIASLLSDGQVRRAYLGLVNTPVQLPVSSVVRTGHRDGLLVVEVLPGSPAERAGLRAGDVLLSVGRKSVSNAESLQKLLFSEAIGAPLDISALRDGTELHVVAVPEEMSAP, encoded by the coding sequence ATGGCGGCAGCCAGCAGCGGGATCAACGGAACCCACACCCTTGAAGACCCGCTCGATTCCTATTCCGCAACAGTCATCCGCGTCGCGGAAACCGACACCCCGCACGTAGCTGCCGTCGAAATGACCGGCACGGGCCGCAACGGCAGATACCGGGTTGGCGCAGGCTCGGCTGTCCTGTTCACCTCCGACGGCTACCTGGTGACCAACGCGCATGTGGTGGGCTCTGCGGGAAAAGGACACGCCGTGTTCGCCGACGGCACCCGGACGGCTGTTGAAGTGGTGGGCGCCGATCCCCTGTCCGACCTCGCTGTTGTCCACGGTAAGGCACCCATGGTCCGGCCGGCCGAATTCGGCGACGCCGAACTCCTCAAGGTCGGGCAGCTGGTGATCGCGGTGGGTAATCCGCTGGGACTCTCGGGCTCCGTGACCGCAGGAGTGGTCAGCGGCCTGGGCCGTTCCATCCCCGTGTGGTCCGGACGCAACCGGCGCGTGATCGAGGACGTCATCCAGACCGACGCCGCGCTTAACCCCGGCAACTCCGGAGGCGCCCTGGCCGACGCACGGGGCAGGATCGTGGGCATCAACACGGCGGTCGCCGGAGCGGGACTGGGTTTGGCGGTTCCTATCAACGCCACGTCTCGCCGGATTATCGCCTCGCTCCTCTCGGACGGGCAGGTCCGGCGGGCCTACCTGGGGCTCGTGAACACACCCGTGCAGCTTCCGGTCAGCTCGGTGGTCCGAACCGGCCACCGGGATGGCCTACTGGTTGTCGAAGTGCTTCCGGGATCACCCGCCGAACGGGCGGGCCTTCGCGCCGGAGACGTGCTGTTGAGCGTAGGGCGGAAATCCGTTTCGAACGCGGAGAGCCTCCAGAAGCTGCTCTTCTCGGAGGCCATCGGGGCACCGTTGGACATTTCGGCGCTCCGCGACGGCACCGAACTCCACGTAGTGGCCGTACCGGAGGAAATGAGCGCGCCGTAA
- a CDS encoding NUDIX domain-containing protein: MDTAAASFPEHLRNPSRPRDPGDAWVEGALGRFWGRFGSAGLLVQDPGKGILLQHRATWSHHGGTWGLPGGALHQGEDAITGALREAHEEAAVPPDNVRVLFTSVFDVGYWSYTTVAVRVVESFEPAINDPESIELKWVPAGSVEDRELHPAFATAWPELWRRLVHPR, translated from the coding sequence ATGGACACCGCAGCTGCCAGCTTCCCGGAACACCTTCGCAACCCGTCCCGCCCCCGCGATCCAGGGGACGCCTGGGTCGAAGGCGCTCTGGGCAGGTTCTGGGGCCGCTTCGGGTCTGCCGGGCTCCTGGTACAGGATCCCGGCAAAGGCATCCTGCTCCAGCACCGGGCCACCTGGAGCCACCATGGCGGCACCTGGGGCCTGCCCGGCGGGGCGTTGCACCAGGGCGAAGACGCCATTACGGGCGCCCTGCGGGAAGCACACGAAGAAGCGGCCGTCCCGCCGGACAACGTGCGCGTCCTCTTCACGTCCGTGTTCGACGTCGGATACTGGTCATACACCACCGTGGCGGTGCGCGTTGTTGAATCCTTCGAACCGGCCATCAACGATCCGGAGAGCATCGAGCTGAAGTGGGTCCCGGCCGGTTCCGTTGAAGACAGGGAACTCCACCCGGCGTTCGCCACGGCCTGGCCTGAGCTATGGCGCCGGCTGGTGCATCCCCGCTGA
- a CDS encoding type 1 glutamine amidotransferase produces the protein MSKGTIRVLQLYPRDMNIYGDWGNALVIQQRLRWHGYTPELLEYNVGDEFPAGVDLIVGGGGQDSGQLVIQDDLLSRESTLKELAEAGTPMLLICGMYQLFGKFFKTRTGSVIPGIGVLDVETHGTDERLIGNVTVASPEFGDILGYENHSGQTTLGPGVQPLGSTPKGIGNNSKDCQEGARYRNIVASYLHGSLLPKNPAIADFLIRTAVERKYGSFTPGAPDDRYAVLAREHASRRPR, from the coding sequence ATGAGCAAGGGAACCATCCGTGTCCTGCAGCTGTACCCGCGCGACATGAACATCTACGGCGACTGGGGCAACGCGCTGGTGATCCAGCAGAGGCTGCGCTGGCACGGCTACACCCCGGAACTCCTCGAATACAACGTCGGCGACGAGTTCCCGGCCGGCGTCGACCTGATCGTGGGCGGAGGCGGCCAGGACAGCGGCCAGCTGGTCATTCAGGACGACCTGCTCTCCCGCGAATCGACGCTGAAGGAACTGGCAGAAGCAGGTACGCCCATGCTGCTGATCTGCGGGATGTACCAGCTCTTCGGAAAGTTTTTCAAGACCCGCACGGGATCGGTCATTCCCGGTATCGGCGTGTTGGACGTGGAAACCCACGGAACCGACGAACGCCTGATCGGGAACGTTACGGTGGCTTCTCCCGAGTTCGGCGACATCCTCGGTTACGAAAACCACAGCGGACAAACGACGCTCGGCCCCGGGGTCCAGCCCCTTGGCAGCACCCCCAAGGGCATCGGCAATAACAGCAAGGACTGTCAGGAAGGGGCGCGCTACCGGAACATCGTGGCCAGCTACCTCCATGGATCGCTCCTGCCGAAGAACCCTGCGATTGCCGACTTCCTGATCCGCACCGCCGTCGAACGCAAATACGGCAGCTTCACACCGGGTGCGCCGGATGACCGCTACGCCGTGCTGGCGCGTGAACACGCCTCACGGCGGCCACGCTAG
- a CDS encoding Mur ligase family protein gives MLYISVPLGKLVRRVSRLRGGGSALPGLVVEKIDPGFMQRTLSTLPLGVAVVSGTNGKTTTTKMVVELLESQGLKVFTNRTGSNFTRGVAAALLGDVDWRGRLNADIAVLELDEAHAVHFVNRVPPRYSLLLNVLRDQLDRFGEIDKTAQLLQHIASKTTGTVVLNREDPRVARIADTLHGPDVRYFGLDDSLLSTFPNDDDLRAGPGSPVPAMPEKPHADVVLSRVGADDADFEYDGATVTTGMKLRGVYNIFNAAAALALARCIAGNGDTPTDHDGLLKALSQVAPAFGRGESLGVDGLPLDLVLVKNPSGFRLGLKSFPAGGYATMVAINDNYADGRDMSWLWDVEFDSLREGGVDQLTGSRAYDMALRLQYDDVAVGAVNPEIAPALAAFIQGAKGKPKRIFCTYTAMLAIRRELSKITTVEVVS, from the coding sequence ATGCTTTACATCAGCGTTCCGCTCGGCAAGCTCGTCCGCCGGGTCTCCCGGCTCAGGGGCGGAGGCTCCGCCCTCCCCGGCCTTGTGGTGGAGAAAATCGACCCCGGATTCATGCAGCGGACACTGTCCACGCTCCCGTTGGGCGTCGCCGTCGTGAGCGGAACGAACGGCAAAACAACCACCACCAAAATGGTGGTGGAACTGCTCGAGAGCCAGGGGCTGAAGGTCTTTACGAACCGCACCGGAAGCAACTTCACCCGTGGTGTGGCTGCGGCTTTGCTGGGCGACGTCGACTGGCGGGGCCGGCTGAACGCGGACATCGCGGTGCTGGAGCTGGATGAGGCGCACGCCGTCCACTTCGTCAACAGGGTTCCGCCGCGCTACAGCCTGCTGCTCAACGTCCTCCGCGACCAGCTGGACCGCTTCGGCGAGATCGACAAGACCGCCCAACTCCTGCAGCACATCGCTTCAAAAACCACCGGAACGGTGGTCCTGAACCGTGAGGATCCCCGCGTCGCCCGGATCGCCGACACCCTGCACGGACCGGACGTCCGCTACTTCGGGCTCGACGATTCCCTGCTCAGCACGTTCCCGAACGACGACGACCTCCGCGCCGGCCCGGGCAGCCCTGTGCCGGCAATGCCCGAAAAGCCGCATGCCGACGTCGTGCTCAGCCGGGTGGGGGCGGACGACGCCGATTTTGAGTACGACGGCGCCACGGTCACCACCGGGATGAAGCTCCGGGGGGTCTACAACATCTTCAACGCGGCGGCCGCGCTTGCACTTGCCCGCTGCATCGCCGGGAACGGCGACACCCCGACGGATCATGATGGCCTCCTCAAGGCCCTGTCACAGGTAGCACCTGCCTTCGGCCGGGGTGAGAGCCTGGGGGTCGACGGACTGCCCCTGGACCTGGTGCTGGTCAAGAACCCCAGCGGTTTCCGCCTGGGCCTGAAGTCCTTCCCGGCCGGCGGCTACGCCACGATGGTGGCGATCAACGACAACTATGCCGATGGCCGCGACATGTCCTGGCTTTGGGACGTGGAGTTCGATTCTCTGCGTGAAGGCGGCGTGGACCAGTTGACCGGTTCCCGGGCCTACGACATGGCCCTGCGGCTGCAATACGACGACGTTGCCGTCGGTGCCGTCAACCCGGAGATCGCGCCGGCCCTCGCGGCCTTTATCCAAGGTGCGAAAGGTAAACCCAAACGCATCTTCTGCACCTACACCGCAATGCTCGCCATCCGCCGCGAGCTCTCCAAAATCACTACCGTGGAGGTGGTCTCATGA
- the pdxT gene encoding pyridoxal 5'-phosphate synthase glutaminase subunit PdxT, translating to MTNPPSTDYSRAGAGLRIGVLALQGDFREHLRAAEATGAAGIGIRRPSELDGIDGLIIPGGESTAIDKLARAFELADPLRKLIAEGLPVYGSCAGMILLADEIADPATDLAGNPQQTFGGLDITVRRNAFGRQRESFETDLEFKGLGFSDTGSGVAPVHAVFIRGPWVERVGPGVEVLAQVEPADPEHASHAAALQGTARIVAVRSGHLLATSFHPEVTGEKRVHELFIRMIRGEA from the coding sequence ATGACCAACCCCCCTTCCACGGACTATTCCCGCGCGGGCGCAGGCCTGCGAATCGGTGTCCTGGCCCTTCAGGGCGACTTCCGGGAGCACCTGCGCGCCGCAGAAGCTACCGGCGCCGCCGGCATCGGAATCAGGCGCCCGTCCGAACTTGACGGCATCGACGGCCTGATCATTCCCGGTGGCGAATCCACCGCGATCGACAAGCTGGCCAGGGCCTTCGAACTCGCGGATCCCTTGCGTAAGCTCATCGCCGAAGGACTGCCCGTATACGGCTCCTGCGCCGGCATGATCCTGCTCGCCGACGAGATCGCGGACCCCGCCACGGACCTGGCCGGCAATCCACAGCAGACGTTCGGCGGACTGGACATCACCGTCCGACGCAACGCGTTCGGCCGACAGCGGGAATCCTTTGAAACCGACCTCGAATTCAAGGGGCTCGGCTTCAGCGACACCGGTTCGGGTGTCGCGCCGGTACACGCGGTGTTCATCCGCGGCCCCTGGGTGGAGCGCGTAGGCCCGGGCGTGGAGGTCCTGGCACAGGTGGAACCCGCGGATCCGGAGCATGCTTCGCATGCGGCCGCGCTGCAGGGGACGGCTAGAATTGTTGCAGTGCGTTCAGGCCACCTGCTGGCCACCTCATTCCACCCGGAAGTGACGGGGGAGAAGCGCGTGCATGAACTGTTTATTCGAATGATCAGAGGAGAAGCGTAA
- a CDS encoding YebC/PmpR family DNA-binding transcriptional regulator: protein MSGHSKWATTKHKKAILDSRRAKSFAKLIKNIEVAARMGGPDLAGNPSLELAVTKAKKTSVPADNIDRAIKRGAGLTGEVVDYTEIMYECRGPQGSALLIECLTDNKNRAASEVRLAISRNGGTIADPGSVSYLFSRKGVVTLPKNGLSEDDVLMAVLDAGAEEVKDNGETFEIHSDPKDLQAIRDALKEAGIEYDTDEAEFVPSMEVPLDLDAAKKFMKLVDALEELDDVQNVYSNADLSDEVQAALEAE from the coding sequence ATGTCAGGCCACTCCAAATGGGCGACGACCAAGCACAAGAAGGCCATCCTTGATAGCCGCCGGGCAAAATCGTTCGCCAAACTGATCAAGAACATCGAAGTCGCCGCCCGGATGGGCGGCCCGGACCTCGCGGGCAACCCGAGCCTGGAACTCGCCGTCACAAAGGCCAAGAAGACCTCAGTTCCCGCTGACAACATTGACCGCGCCATCAAGCGCGGTGCCGGCCTCACCGGCGAGGTCGTGGACTACACGGAGATCATGTACGAGTGCCGCGGCCCGCAGGGCTCGGCCTTGCTCATCGAGTGCCTCACGGACAACAAGAACCGCGCCGCGTCCGAGGTCCGCCTCGCCATCTCCCGCAACGGCGGCACCATCGCCGATCCCGGCTCCGTCAGCTACCTTTTCTCCCGCAAGGGCGTAGTCACCCTGCCCAAGAACGGCCTCAGCGAGGACGACGTCCTGATGGCCGTCCTGGACGCCGGCGCCGAGGAAGTCAAGGACAACGGCGAAACCTTCGAGATCCACTCTGACCCGAAGGATCTCCAGGCCATCCGCGACGCCCTCAAGGAAGCCGGGATCGAATACGACACCGACGAAGCGGAGTTCGTCCCGTCCATGGAGGTCCCGCTGGACCTCGACGCCGCCAAGAAGTTCATGAAGCTGGTGGACGCATTGGAGGAGCTCGACGACGTGCAGAACGTCTACAGCAATGCCGACCTCAGCGACGAAGTGCAGGCCGCACTGGAAGCCGAGTGA
- the ruvC gene encoding crossover junction endodeoxyribonuclease RuvC: MTLRVLGVDPGLTRCGIGVVDVEKNRRATMVAVGVVGTSPDESLDRRLLLIATSIDDWLDRYEPHVLAVERVFSQLNVSTVMGVAQASGVVIAAAARRGIPVALHTPSEVKAAVTGSGTSNKDAVTKLVTKILRLDAPPRPADAADALALAITHAWRAGSGAAIATTGPGSQSLTPAQRAWAEAEAKARRAR, encoded by the coding sequence TTGACCCTCCGAGTATTGGGAGTCGACCCGGGCCTCACCCGTTGCGGCATCGGCGTCGTGGACGTCGAGAAGAACCGGCGGGCCACCATGGTGGCTGTCGGTGTGGTGGGTACGTCCCCGGATGAGAGCCTGGACCGGAGGCTGCTGCTTATCGCCACGTCCATCGACGACTGGCTGGACCGCTACGAACCCCACGTCCTTGCCGTGGAGCGGGTGTTCTCCCAGCTCAACGTCAGCACGGTGATGGGGGTCGCCCAGGCATCCGGTGTGGTGATTGCCGCCGCCGCCCGGCGCGGCATCCCGGTTGCCCTGCATACCCCGTCGGAGGTCAAGGCGGCCGTCACCGGCAGCGGAACGTCCAACAAGGACGCCGTCACGAAACTCGTCACCAAGATCCTCCGTCTGGATGCCCCGCCCCGCCCGGCGGACGCCGCCGATGCGCTGGCACTGGCCATCACGCATGCGTGGCGGGCCGGGAGCGGAGCCGCCATAGCGACCACCGGACCGGGCAGCCAGTCGCTGACCCCGGCCCAGCGCGCGTGGGCCGAGGCGGAAGCCAAGGCGCGCCGTGCACGGTGA
- the ruvA gene encoding Holliday junction branch migration protein RuvA has protein sequence MISFLRGTVAHVGLSSAVIDLNGAGMSVNATPQTLSGLRTGEEGKLFTSLIVREDSLTLFGFSSDDEREVFDVLLSVSGVGPRLALAVLAVHDPEAIRVAAHTGDGKAFTKVPGIGPKVAGRIVLELAGKLVPHGTGAAAAPAASAPAPWKPQVVAAMTSLGWSEKDAASSIDKALSDSPELEAGGQVAEILRATLRWLGQDGARAGNRVGSRG, from the coding sequence TTGATCAGTTTTCTCCGCGGAACCGTAGCGCACGTCGGGTTGTCCTCCGCCGTGATCGACCTCAACGGCGCCGGCATGAGCGTTAACGCCACACCGCAAACCCTCAGCGGGTTGCGCACCGGCGAAGAGGGCAAGCTCTTTACCTCCCTCATCGTGCGTGAGGATTCACTGACGCTTTTCGGGTTCTCCAGCGACGACGAACGCGAGGTCTTCGATGTCCTGCTCAGCGTGAGCGGCGTGGGGCCGCGCCTTGCCCTGGCCGTGCTGGCCGTCCATGATCCCGAGGCAATCCGGGTGGCCGCGCACACCGGGGACGGAAAGGCCTTCACCAAAGTCCCCGGGATCGGACCCAAGGTTGCCGGCAGGATTGTGCTGGAGTTGGCCGGCAAACTCGTGCCGCACGGGACCGGTGCAGCGGCGGCTCCGGCAGCATCCGCGCCCGCGCCCTGGAAGCCGCAGGTGGTGGCGGCAATGACGAGTCTTGGCTGGTCCGAAAAAGACGCCGCGTCCAGCATCGACAAAGCACTCTCTGATTCCCCGGAACTCGAAGCCGGCGGCCAGGTGGCCGAAATCCTGCGGGCCACGCTGCGCTGGCTGGGGCAGGACGGCGCGCGTGCCGGCAACAGGGTAGGCAGCCGTGGCTGA
- the ruvB gene encoding Holliday junction branch migration DNA helicase RuvB, whose product MADSSLVGGGEEPEERVIEAALRPKNLHDFVGQHRVRKQLSLVLEASRMRGRSADHVLLSGPPGLGKTTLSMIIAAEMNAPLRISSGPAIQHAGDLAAILSSLSEGEVLFLDEIHRMSRPAEEMLYMAMEDFRVDIVVGKGAGATAIPLELPPFTLVGATTRAGLLPGPLRDRFGFTGHLEFYSVEELELVLRRSAGLLDLKVNSAGFSEIAGRSRGTPRIANRLLRRVRDWALVHGIEQIDARAASAALDMYEVDKRGLDRLDRSVLEALITKFGGGPVGLSTLAIAVGEEPETVETVAEPYLVREGLLGRTPRGRIAMAPAWTHLGYAVPEGVFGQEALALFEVEDLGVEPVAEWLPNGQ is encoded by the coding sequence GTGGCTGATTCTTCCCTGGTGGGCGGGGGAGAGGAGCCCGAGGAAAGGGTCATTGAGGCGGCCCTTCGTCCCAAGAACCTGCACGACTTCGTAGGCCAGCACCGTGTCCGCAAGCAATTGTCGCTGGTGCTGGAAGCATCGCGGATGCGCGGACGCAGTGCCGACCACGTCCTGCTCTCCGGCCCGCCCGGCCTCGGCAAGACCACTTTGTCCATGATCATCGCCGCAGAGATGAATGCTCCGCTGCGGATCAGCAGTGGTCCGGCCATCCAGCACGCCGGCGACCTCGCCGCCATCCTTTCCTCGCTGTCGGAGGGGGAGGTCCTGTTCCTGGACGAGATCCACCGGATGTCCCGTCCTGCGGAGGAAATGCTGTACATGGCCATGGAGGATTTCCGTGTGGACATCGTGGTGGGCAAAGGCGCAGGCGCCACGGCAATTCCCCTCGAGCTGCCTCCGTTTACCCTCGTGGGCGCCACCACCCGCGCCGGGCTCCTTCCGGGACCGTTGCGGGACAGGTTCGGGTTCACGGGCCACCTGGAGTTCTACTCCGTGGAGGAGCTGGAGCTAGTCCTGAGGCGTTCGGCCGGGCTGCTGGACCTCAAGGTCAATTCGGCAGGCTTCAGCGAAATCGCGGGCCGGTCCCGGGGCACCCCCCGCATTGCGAACCGCCTGCTCCGCCGAGTCCGCGACTGGGCGCTGGTCCACGGAATCGAGCAAATCGATGCCCGGGCAGCGTCGGCCGCGCTGGACATGTACGAAGTGGACAAAAGGGGCCTGGACCGGCTGGACCGCTCCGTCCTCGAAGCCCTCATCACCAAGTTCGGCGGCGGCCCGGTGGGACTTTCCACGCTGGCTATTGCGGTGGGGGAGGAACCGGAAACGGTGGAAACCGTGGCTGAGCCCTATCTTGTCCGCGAGGGCCTGCTGGGACGGACGCCGCGTGGGCGGATCGCCATGGCTCCCGCCTGGACGCACCTTGGCTACGCGGTTCCGGAAGGGGTGTTCGGCCAGGAGGCGCTGGCGCTTTTTGAGGTGGAAGACCTCGGCGTCGAGCCGGTGGCGGAGTGGCTGCCCAACGGGCAATAG
- the yajC gene encoding preprotein translocase subunit YajC, with product MTILLFVMLGLFIFMMFRRNKKTQQQQATLQSQFAPGVEVMTSFGLFGRIVSIDEAENKVVIELSPGNLATVHRQAVTKIVEPVAAPADSAVVPDDASSLTGHDADRADAVNRTETVNETPEESLKRLNDEGKKDS from the coding sequence ATGACCATCCTGCTCTTCGTGATGCTCGGACTCTTCATCTTCATGATGTTCCGCCGCAACAAGAAGACCCAGCAGCAGCAGGCAACGCTTCAGTCCCAGTTCGCGCCCGGCGTTGAGGTCATGACCAGCTTCGGCCTCTTCGGCCGCATTGTCTCCATCGATGAGGCCGAGAACAAGGTTGTGATCGAACTTTCCCCGGGCAACCTGGCCACGGTACACCGCCAGGCGGTGACCAAGATCGTCGAGCCGGTTGCAGCCCCCGCCGACTCCGCCGTCGTTCCGGACGACGCCTCGTCACTGACGGGCCACGACGCCGACCGCGCCGACGCCGTCAACCGCACCGAGACTGTTAACGAGACGCCGGAAGAATCGCTGAAGCGTCTCAACGACGAAGGCAAGAAAGACAGCTAG